One Kaistella polysaccharea DNA segment encodes these proteins:
- the rny gene encoding ribonuclease Y — protein sequence MTTTTAIIIGIVCLAIGALLGMMFSKSSLNAKAKFIVDDAKKNADNLLDKATLQAESIKKEKHLQAKEKFMELKSQHDADIQVREKKMQDSEKRIKDKEQKLNDELSKTGKLEKDLDRQIADYGKKLEIIERKQQELDTVTAQKVEILERISGYSAEDAKNELVEALKAEAKTKAQAHVQNIMAEAQLNAKQEAKKIVIQTIQRIGTEQAIENSVSVFNIESDEVKGRIIGREGRNIRALEAATGVEIIVDDTPEAILLSCFDPVRREIARLSLHRLVTDGRIHPARIEEVVDKTKRQIEEEIIEVGKRTVIDLGVHGLHPELVKIVGRMKYRSSYGQNLLQHSREVANIAATMAAELGLNVKLAKRAGLLHDIGKVPEQESELPHALLGMQWAEKYGENAEVINAIGAHHDEVEMTSLLSPIIQVADAISGARPGARRQVLESYIQRLKDLEAAALSFDGVSSAYAIQAGRELRVMVESGKVTDDQSAQLSYDISEKIQNELTYPGQVRVTVIRETRSVNIAR from the coding sequence ATGACAACAACAACTGCTATTATCATAGGCATTGTATGTCTGGCGATAGGAGCACTTTTAGGAATGATGTTTTCTAAAAGCTCATTGAATGCCAAGGCAAAATTCATCGTTGATGATGCAAAAAAAAATGCAGATAACCTTTTAGATAAAGCAACATTACAGGCAGAATCCATTAAGAAAGAAAAGCATTTGCAGGCAAAGGAAAAGTTCATGGAACTTAAATCCCAGCACGACGCGGATATCCAGGTGAGAGAGAAAAAGATGCAGGATTCGGAAAAAAGAATCAAAGATAAAGAGCAAAAACTCAATGATGAATTGAGTAAAACGGGTAAACTGGAGAAAGATTTAGATCGGCAGATTGCCGACTACGGTAAGAAGCTCGAAATTATTGAAAGAAAACAACAGGAATTAGACACAGTTACTGCTCAAAAAGTAGAAATCTTGGAGAGAATTTCTGGATATTCAGCAGAAGATGCTAAAAATGAATTGGTAGAAGCCTTAAAAGCGGAAGCCAAAACAAAAGCACAGGCTCATGTTCAAAATATAATGGCAGAAGCGCAGCTTAATGCGAAGCAGGAAGCCAAAAAGATTGTTATCCAAACCATTCAGAGAATTGGGACTGAACAAGCGATTGAAAATTCAGTATCCGTATTTAATATTGAATCTGATGAGGTAAAAGGAAGAATTATTGGTAGAGAAGGACGAAATATACGTGCATTAGAAGCGGCAACAGGTGTGGAAATTATTGTTGATGATACGCCAGAAGCAATTTTGCTTTCCTGCTTTGATCCTGTTCGAAGAGAAATCGCAAGGCTTTCCCTTCACCGATTGGTGACCGACGGTAGAATTCACCCGGCAAGAATTGAAGAAGTTGTTGACAAAACCAAAAGACAGATTGAAGAAGAGATCATCGAAGTTGGTAAAAGAACAGTAATTGATTTAGGCGTACACGGATTACACCCCGAATTGGTGAAAATCGTTGGTAGAATGAAATACAGATCTTCCTACGGCCAAAATTTATTGCAACACTCCCGAGAAGTTGCCAACATCGCGGCGACCATGGCGGCAGAATTAGGACTAAACGTAAAACTGGCGAAAAGAGCAGGTTTATTACATGATATAGGAAAAGTACCAGAACAGGAATCCGAATTGCCTCACGCGCTCTTAGGAATGCAGTGGGCGGAGAAATATGGTGAAAATGCAGAAGTAATTAATGCCATTGGAGCTCACCATGATGAAGTAGAAATGACTTCTTTACTATCCCCAATTATTCAGGTGGCTGATGCAATTTCTGGAGCGAGACCAGGTGCCAGAAGACAGGTTTTGGAATCCTATATTCAAAGGTTAAAAGATCTGGAAGCTGCAGCTTTAAGTTTTGACGGCGTTTCCAGCGCTTACGCAATTCAGGCGGGAAGAGAACTTCGTGTGATGGTAGAAAGTGGAAAAGTAACTGACGATCAGTCTGCGCAACTTTCTTATGATATTTCCGAAAAAATTCAAAATGAGTTAACCTATCCAGGCCAAGTTCGTGTCACGGTTATTCGCGAAACGAGATCTGTAAATATTGCGAGATAA
- the lysM gene encoding peptidoglycan-binding protein LysM, producing MGLGSFLKNVGEKIFGGGETPAEQAQKVKDHVANYGFDTSGITFSVADDKVTISGEAKNWEEKGKIYVAAGNVKGIEGVTDQMTVKAAPAATTQAAPVNQPKYHTVESGDTLSKIAKEVYGDANAYNRIFEANKPMLSDPDKIYPGQVLVIPQ from the coding sequence ATGGGATTAGGATCATTTCTAAAAAATGTAGGTGAAAAAATCTTTGGTGGAGGAGAAACTCCAGCAGAACAGGCTCAAAAAGTAAAAGATCATGTAGCGAATTATGGTTTTGATACTTCCGGTATCACGTTTTCTGTAGCCGATGACAAAGTAACGATAAGTGGTGAAGCCAAAAACTGGGAAGAAAAAGGTAAAATTTATGTAGCCGCGGGAAATGTAAAAGGTATTGAAGGCGTTACAGATCAGATGACTGTAAAAGCAGCACCTGCTGCAACTACTCAGGCAGCACCTGTTAATCAACCGAAATACCACACCGTAGAAAGTGGAGACACGCTTTCTAAAATAGCAAAGGAGGTGTATGGTGACGCAAACGCATATAATAGAATTTTTGAAGCAAATAAACCAATGCTTTCTGATCCTGATAAAATTTATCCGGGACAGGTTTTGGTTATTCCTCAATAA
- a CDS encoding acyl-CoA thioesterase, protein MNSKTVFQFISEPSDVNYGGNVHGGSVMKWIDQAGYACASSWSSSYCVTVYVGGIRFYSPIKIGHIVKVEAEVIYTGKTSMHIAINVFSRNIKRKDFEKKTHCIIVFVAVDDEGNSVEVPTFIPTTEQDKQMEKYAIKLMDLRKKIEDEMKPFM, encoded by the coding sequence ATGAATAGTAAGACCGTTTTTCAGTTTATTTCCGAGCCCAGTGATGTGAATTATGGCGGCAACGTTCATGGCGGAAGTGTTATGAAATGGATTGATCAGGCAGGTTATGCATGTGCAAGTTCGTGGAGTTCCAGTTACTGTGTCACCGTTTATGTCGGTGGAATTCGGTTTTATTCTCCCATTAAAATTGGTCATATTGTAAAAGTAGAAGCCGAGGTGATATATACAGGAAAAACAAGTATGCATATTGCGATTAATGTTTTTTCCCGAAATATCAAAAGAAAAGATTTTGAAAAGAAAACACACTGCATCATCGTATTTGTAGCGGTTGATGATGAAGGAAATTCTGTAGAAGTTCCCACCTTTATTCCAACTACAGAACAAGATAAGCAAATGGAAAAATATGCGATAAAGCTTATGGATCTACGTAAAAAGATTGAAGATGAAATGAAACCTTTCATGTAG
- a CDS encoding arsenate reductase family protein, whose amino-acid sequence MKKVFYLKTCGTCTKILSKFDLSDWELREIKSLPVTEEELDEMYMKSKSYETLFSRRSTQIKARNINVKSLKEIDFKKLILEHYSFLKRPVFLTDSEIFIGNENGNIKDLEHFFNIND is encoded by the coding sequence ATGAAAAAAGTATTTTATCTAAAGACGTGTGGAACCTGCACCAAAATTTTGTCGAAATTTGATTTAAGTGATTGGGAACTTCGGGAGATTAAAAGTTTACCGGTAACCGAAGAAGAATTAGATGAAATGTACATGAAATCCAAATCGTACGAAACACTTTTCAGCAGACGATCTACCCAAATAAAAGCACGCAATATCAATGTTAAATCTTTAAAGGAAATTGATTTTAAGAAGTTGATACTGGAACATTATTCCTTTTTAAAAAGGCCAGTTTTCTTAACAGATTCAGAAATCTTTATCGGAAATGAAAATGGAAATATAAAAGATTTAGAACATTTTTTCAATATAAATGATTAA